Genomic window (Cucumis sativus cultivar 9930 chromosome 2, Cucumber_9930_V3, whole genome shotgun sequence):
tttttaataaatacaagATCGAAACTTCTAGTGaataaaaagttgaacaaAAGCTATCGATCTTTACAAGttctaaatctaaatattaataataagatttcaaactcttcaaatagaaaaaataatttagctattaactTAGaatgattttcttaaaatcttcttaaattaaaatgtataatCAAATACTAGCAATATTCAAACGTTGATATTCATTTTACTTAAATTAGGCTAAAAATACTTATAGAAAACTATATATCACAAATCTAACCAAATATCACTCTCtatatatgattaatttttgtatatagacaacaaattttgatttttatatttgaaaatatgtcaaagtatatatatatagaatatagtttttttcttatacatataaattaataatattgaagAAGTAGTATATGACGTGGCTACGGAAGAAGGATAGAACTTAGAAGGGCGCTCGTGATCTCGTCGtttactcaaaataaaatcCCTCAACAAATATATTCACTCAAAAATTGAGTCCCAAAATTTTTCATTCccattccttttttttttttttttttcttaccgCCTAAACACAAAACTTTTTCTAGGGTTTTAGATTTGCTCCAAAATCCAGCAGTTTCTCAGCTTTCTTCATCAAGATTCATCTCTGTTTCATCACATTTCTCACTCCATTCATCTTTTTCTCCATCTCTACATGCTGTTTTTGTAGGGTTTATGACATGATTTCGCTTCAGTTCAGATGATATCGGTGATGAACAACGATTTTGAATTCGAGAAAAAACCAGATGCCCTCGAAGTGTCACATGCGGAGGATACAGTTCTTGACCATGCCGATGACAGTTCGAATCACAACCGGAAAGTTTCTGATTCGGGTGTTGTTAACGAAGCTAGGGTTTCTTTGATGGAGATGGATCCTGGAGCTCCGGGTAGTGAGTTTGATGCGAAGATGTTGGGGAATGGTAGATCTGCAGAGTTTAGGGTTTTCCCGTCCGAGGAGGTGAGGTTTTTGGTTAGTTCGGATGGCGAAGGTGGAGGAGGTGCAGATATGGATTTGAAGTTCTCGGACTCTCTTGTTGAtgttaaaatatcaaaaactGATAGATTTGATGGTTCGGTTGGTGATTTAGATGCAGAGAATGATCGAAAGGGTAATTTGTCTCAGTATAAGTGTTTAATGTCTGAGTTTGATGATTATGTTGCGAATGAGAGTAGTGGTGCAATGGTTGCGGCGGCAACTTCGAGGGCGATGAGCTATGGGTTTGAGGTTGGGGATATGGTGTGGGGAAAGGTCAAGTCTCATCCGTGGTGGCCCGGGCACATTTTTAACGATGCTTTGGCTTCTCCTTCTGTGCGTCGTACGAGGAGGGAGGGATATGTTTTGGTTGCATTTTTTGGTGATAGTAGTTATGGGTGGTTTGACCCTGCTGAGCTAATACCCTTCGAGCCTAACTATTATGAGAAATCTAGGCAGACAACTTCTAGGACCTTTCTGAAGGCTGTGGAAGAGGCAGTTGACGAGGCGAGTCGGAGACGGGGTCTTGGTCTGGCCTGCAAGTGTAGGAATCGTTACAATTTTCGCCCCACAAACGTTGATGGGTACTTCGCTGTTGATGTTCCAGATTTTGAGGCTGGAGGTATTTACTCGTGGAATCAGATTAGGAGGTCGAGGGATAGTTTTAAACCTGGTGAAACTCTCTCGTTTATCAAGCAACTGGCATTGACTCCCCGAGGTGGTGATCATAGAAGCATTAACTTTTTGAACAATAAAGCTACAGTCTTTGCTTATCGAAGATTGGTCTATGAAGAGTTCGATGAAACATATGCTCAAGCATTTGGTGTGCCATCTGGGCCAGGACGTCCCCCTCGCAATTCTGTAGCTTCATTGGATCAGCATAGACAACCAGCTCGAGGTACTTAGTTACAGGATTCGTAGGTTCTTAGTTGTTTCAATGCCTCACATCCCCTTTCCCTGTCATTACGAGTCCTACTACCTTCCCCTCCCAACAACAGAAATAAATAGGTTTCAGCTTGACTTGGTTTTATAGTGGATTGGAAGAAATTATGTTACTTTTTTCAGGCATGTGGAGATTAATGGAGTTTTGTGCTTATCATGGTTTCTTGATTTATGTTCCCCGCTATATTCTGTTCTAGTGTTTGAAATCCAATCTGTGCGCATACAATTATTCATGGGAATGATAATCATTCTACAGATCTTGGCTTGTTCGAACACCCAAGGAACTGTTGAGAAATTAACGCTTGGAAGCTtggttttacatttttgtcgATTGTGTACTCAAGACTGTAActgacatttatttattaatagatAATAGATGGGGATCTTTCTAAAATTCAGCACCATCACTTTATGCAATGTTTCATTTGAACTCTGAATGCATGccatttatttgaaatttcttacGCAATCAACTTGTTGTCGTAAACGAGCTTCAGAAATGAGCAAACTGGTCCACTTAATGTTCCTATATTTGGAAACTTCCAGTTTCTGCAGTTGTGAACTCCAATCCAAACTTAAATTTGCTAATGCATCTTGCTCTGTATTGATTACGGCAGTTTCTCCCCTTTTCTCCCATATTGAGGATCATTGGAAAACTATGTCAGAGACATTTTCTGTTCATTTAGCATTTATATTGTGATTGATACTTGTCTTTGTGTCATTAACATCTGTTATGGTTTATTATAACATGGATGTCCTTAACATTTGTCTcctatcaaattatttatatgctTGAATTTTGTTCTATTCAATTGGCCAATGCAATGAATCTTTGGATATATTGATTTAATACCAATTTTATGTTCCTTTCTCGCTGTTTGAATAAAGAATTAGCTTGCATTAACTTTCTCGACTTAGTTTTGAAGTTCATCCACATTCTCTTTTATTGGTTAAGCTGCAATTTTCAATCAGAACCGTAAATCTCTTCTTTCACCTGTATTAATTATCTGTGAACTAggaaatatcaaatattttatctttttcttggTTCTGATGGATTTAAATTTCAACAGCTCCTTTGAGCGGCCCCCTAGTGATTGCAGAAGCCTTGGGTGGTGGGAAGAGTGGAGTAAAGCCTATGAAGTTAAAGGACCAATCTAAGAAAGACAGGTATCTTCTCAAACGCCGAGATGAACCAAGTCACTTGAAAGTTTTTGCAGCTAATCAAGAGCAGGAAACTTCTACTGTTCCCTTATCTCTTGTTGCTGCGGAGTCCACTGAAACTGGGGGCGCTGGGGATTATGTTCTCTTGAAGAGGACTCCAACTATACTCCCAAAAAGTGAACACGCTGGATTTGTTGGGACGGATACTGAAACTTCTAGTTTGAGTATACCTAAAAATGAAGCTGAGATTGGTCAGATGGCTGTGGGCACTGATCTTGTGAGCCAAGGGCAATCTATGAGCATTGAGGCATCTTCTGATAAGGAAATGATTCCTCTTGAGGAACCGAAAGAGACAATAGCACCTAATGAAGTTATCAGTTCTAGAAGCCATATCTCCCCTGATATGGCAAGTGAGAGGGATTCTCCCAGTGTGTTGGGGGAGGATAGTGACCCTCGTTTTGATCGAACAGATGCTTTAGGTGACCCATTGTGCGACCAAGCAGATGCAGGGAcagaaaatatttcaaaatcctCTGAAACTCCTCAACAACCCCAGCTTAGTAACACAGTTTATCTTCAAGGTGACCATGAATTGGACAGAAATTTGGATAACCGTGTTGACCTCGAACCTACATCAGCTGGCACAAAGTTTTCTGATGGAGATAGTTCAGTTGGGGGAGTCATGAAACCAAAGGTTCTAAAACGGCCAGCAGAAGACATGAACTCCTCTGGATCTCCATTCATgggggagaaaaagaaaaagaaaaagaagcgAGTCAATGGTGCAGAAATGGGTTCTGACCAAACACAGAAACAGTTGGCCAAAAAGAAGGTTAGGAGATTAGTTGGAAACGCTGTAGAAAAATCTGATCAGATTGGCTTGAGTTCGAGAGAGGATTTTCGACTGGAACATCAGAAAAAGAGCAATGCGTCAACAAATAATTCCGTCTCAGCTGGCGTCGTGTTTGGCCGAGGGAGCGACGAATTCGATGTGCCCCAACTGTTAAATGATTTGCAAGCCTTTGCTCTTGATCCTTTCCATGGGGTTGAAAGGAATTGCCATGTAATTGTTCACAAGTTCTTCCTGCGGTTTCGGTCACTTGTTTATCAGAAAAGTTTGGGTTCATCGCCACCACGTGAAGCTGAATCCCCTGAACTTCGTGCATTGAAATCTTCAGATGCTAGCTTTGGAACCGATAATTTAAGCGAAAATATTAGAGATTTATCATCCTCAAACTCAGTTAAACCCTTGCGTAGACGTGATGATCCCACAAAAACGGGGCGGAAACGGGTCCCATCCGACCGTCTAGAGGAAATTGcatcaaagaaattaaagaaaatgggTGATTTGAAATTGTTGGCGTCAGAAAGAAAAGCAACTCAGAAACTTGCTGATGGCCAGAAACGAGAATCCAGAGATTCCGTTGCAGTACCGACGGCAGTGAAGATGGTCAAGCGAGATTATATGAAGAAGCCGGAGCCTCCATCAGCAAGGAAAGTTGATCCAACCATGCTAGTTATGAAGTTTCCTCCTGAAACATCACTTCCATCTCTCAATGAGTTAAAGGCAAGGTTTGGTCGATTTGGGCCGATTGACCAGTCAGGTCTTCGTATCTTCTGGAAATCATCAACATGCCGTGTTGTTTTCCTTTACAAACCAGACGCTCAGGCAGCATACAAGTATGCAATGGGGAACAAGTCCTTATTTGGGAATGTCAATGTGAAATACCAACTTCGAGAAGTTGGAGCTCCTGCAACTGAAGTACCCGATTCCGAGAAGCCCAGTGCAACAGCAGACGACAATCCTATTGAAACCCCAAGGATGAAGGATCCATTGGTCTTATCAGGACGAGCGTCGACACCTGTGGTACATCAACCACCTCTTGCACCACTCCCAGCAGTTCAGCTCAAGTCATGCCTTAAGAAGGCAACAGGTGATGAACCCGGTGTACCGAGTGTGGGGACGGGAGGCACCAGCAGCAGCAAAGGAACGACACGAGTGAAATTCATGTTGGGCGGGGAAGAAAGTAATAGAAACAACATCAATGCAAATTTTGCAGATGGTGGAACATCTTCTTCTGTTGCAATGGATTTTAATAGTAACTTCTTTCAAAAGGTCGTTTCTACAACTCCACTCCCAATTCCTCCTCCCCAATTCACTAAACCTTCTCATAGCATTACTACTACAAATATTATGCAACAACACTCGGAAATCCCGCAACCTAGAAATACACTTAACCATCACCATCACTACCACCACACACCCGCCGTTGCACTGCCACCCGTGCCCCAAAACCCACCACCCGTTGCCTCTCCGACCACCGACATATCCCAGCAGCTGCTGAGCCTTTTAACAAGGTGCAGCGATGTAGTCACCAATGTGACTGGCTTGTTAGGCTATGCGCCTTACCACCCTCTTTGACAAAGAACAAAATCTGCACcacttttgttgaaaaaattacGTAGCCCAATGGTTAAAACTTCCACAACAAACCAAAATGGGAAAAAAGAGGAGACATAAGAGTGTGGTCCGGTTGCGACCGAGGCCCGTTCGAGAGGGTGAGAGTTGAATACATAACTACTtcgaagagaaaaaaaagaatcaaaatggGTATGTGGGTGTTTATGATGTCATTGgcaatggaagaaaaagaaagggagaggGGCAGTTTTGGCATTCCAAGTGGGGGCTTAAAATTGTTCAAAGATGGGATTTTGATGTTGATGCCATAAGTGTACTGATATTGAATATTGATGGTATATTGATCATATTGCTcaattgctttcttttattttctttattttccttcaaaatttcTCATTGTACATTGTTGATTATGGAGAAGTGGACCATAAGTCCTTATATACTCTTTGATTAAAGAGTGActgctctctctctccctctctatttttatttttgtgttggACTTTTATCGTGAGAAAATTTgcttattttttccttttaatcttttcttcaaaataatatcaCCATTTTTCTTGGTTGGTAtagttctctttttttaattgcaaatttagtaTCTTATAGAAAAGTATAATTTAGTCTCTATAGCTCTATAAAATGTTCAATGTTCTATATCgatatcaataaatttttatcgGTGTTTATCAGTGTAATTAATGGACATCAATAGACTTTTATTCGCGTTTGTCACCAATAGACATCGATAGAAGTCAATCAAGgtctatcatttataaatttataaattttgttttatttatttactcacCACTCAAATtctagttgattttttttagtattactctggtcttttttttcttttaaattattattaaaaagaactGTGCAAACATCTTTGAAACATTAACTAGTTTGTTTAAGgatattaaaatcaattttggaaGAAACGTTGAGATaaattatcaaagaaaaaaaaacttacaaatttttaaaatttacagtaaaaattttattttcttaaaaatagttaaaattaataCTTGAAAGGAAGGAAATATTAAGTCCACAAAgagtggaaagaaaaaaaatctttttgaaaaaaagtctaaaatgttGTCTACTCATCCATTAAAAAGTATCCGATAGTTCTTTTCAACTCCTCcactaatttttaaagaaatgtcAAGCAAACCTATATCAATTCGTTAAGATATGACAAAATGATCAAGATATGACACCGAGAGGTTTGAATCTCTAACTTTTTCCTTAATTAGTTTACGTTTGTTTAGTCTgatcctttctttttataactGTGCTTGGTAGGTTATTGgaattaaagataataaaaaatatatattcttaatttttatcttcaactttcaatttcgaGTTGGtatcttcatatatatattttttttaattcatgaaACTCAATTGAGGAGGAAAAATTTCAATGTctattaaataaactaaataaataaaatttatgttacctatagatatatttaaaactcaagaaatatttatacaatataTGAAGCACAACATAGATagttatgaaattaaaaatttattggattaaataagaagaaaaacaaaattattagagATGAATGCATGGGAAATGagagtatatataatttaaaagggTAAAATCATGGTTTGggatctttttattttgtctcaCTAAAACTCTCATAAAATCTCATGCCAACTATGAgtaaagttgttttttctttcttttgacaaTTT
Coding sequences:
- the LOC101211600 gene encoding uncharacterized protein LOC101211600 is translated as MISVMNNDFEFEKKPDALEVSHAEDTVLDHADDSSNHNRKVSDSGVVNEARVSLMEMDPGAPGSEFDAKMLGNGRSAEFRVFPSEEVRFLVSSDGEGGGGADMDLKFSDSLVDVKISKTDRFDGSVGDLDAENDRKGNLSQYKCLMSEFDDYVANESSGAMVAAATSRAMSYGFEVGDMVWGKVKSHPWWPGHIFNDALASPSVRRTRREGYVLVAFFGDSSYGWFDPAELIPFEPNYYEKSRQTTSRTFLKAVEEAVDEASRRRGLGLACKCRNRYNFRPTNVDGYFAVDVPDFEAGGIYSWNQIRRSRDSFKPGETLSFIKQLALTPRGGDHRSINFLNNKATVFAYRRLVYEEFDETYAQAFGVPSGPGRPPRNSVASLDQHRQPARAPLSGPLVIAEALGGGKSGVKPMKLKDQSKKDRYLLKRRDEPSHLKVFAANQEQETSTVPLSLVAAESTETGGAGDYVLLKRTPTILPKSEHAGFVGTDTETSSLSIPKNEAEIGQMAVGTDLVSQGQSMSIEASSDKEMIPLEEPKETIAPNEVISSRSHISPDMASERDSPSVLGEDSDPRFDRTDALGDPLCDQADAGTENISKSSETPQQPQLSNTVYLQGDHELDRNLDNRVDLEPTSAGTKFSDGDSSVGGVMKPKVLKRPAEDMNSSGSPFMGEKKKKKKKRVNGAEMGSDQTQKQLAKKKVRRLVGNAVEKSDQIGLSSREDFRLEHQKKSNASTNNSVSAGVVFGRGSDEFDVPQLLNDLQAFALDPFHGVERNCHVIVHKFFLRFRSLVYQKSLGSSPPREAESPELRALKSSDASFGTDNLSENIRDLSSSNSVKPLRRRDDPTKTGRKRVPSDRLEEIASKKLKKMGDLKLLASERKATQKLADGQKRESRDSVAVPTAVKMVKRDYMKKPEPPSARKVDPTMLVMKFPPETSLPSLNELKARFGRFGPIDQSGLRIFWKSSTCRVVFLYKPDAQAAYKYAMGNKSLFGNVNVKYQLREVGAPATEVPDSEKPSATADDNPIETPRMKDPLVLSGRASTPVVHQPPLAPLPAVQLKSCLKKATGDEPGVPSVGTGGTSSSKGTTRVKFMLGGEESNRNNINANFADGGTSSSVAMDFNSNFFQKVVSTTPLPIPPPQFTKPSHSITTTNIMQQHSEIPQPRNTLNHHHHYHHTPAVALPPVPQNPPPVASPTTDISQQLLSLLTRCSDVVTNVTGLLGYAPYHPL